A stretch of Salvelinus alpinus chromosome 4, SLU_Salpinus.1, whole genome shotgun sequence DNA encodes these proteins:
- the LOC139574133 gene encoding homeobox protein CDX-1-like, whose translation MYVSYLMDKNTGMYSNYVGHPTQPLNSQNFMQYTDFTGYHHVTGVSDPHAQTAGVWNPAYLAGPREQWSPYGQSADFHGLSPGTEQINFSSPDLTSILPTGPGTLPSLNSPAGQYSPDSERRNSYDWIRHNVHSSSTGGKTRTKDKYRVVYTDEQRLELEKEFQYSRYITIRRKTELALGLSLSERQVKIWFQNRRAKERKITKKKIQQSQQASKTTTTLTFTPSCLADPSNGSMATSSSLLSEKISMTIKEEY comes from the exons ATGTACGTGAGTTACCTGATGGATAAAAACACCGGAATGTACTCAAATTACGTGGGACACCCGACTCAACCTCTGAACAGTCAGAACTTCATGCAGTATACGGATTTCACCGGTTATCATCACGTCACAGGCGTCAGTGACCCGCATGCCCAGACGGCAGGTGTGTGGAACCCTGCTTACTTAGCAGGTCCGCGGGAGCAGTGGTCACCGTATGGCCAGAGCGCGGACTTCCACGGTTTGAGCCCAGGTACAGAACAGATCAATTTCAGTTCCCCGGATCTGACATCCATCCTGCCTACGGGGCCGGGAACTCTTCCTTCACTCAACTCGCCTGCCGGGCAGTACTCTCCAGACTCAGAGAGAAGAAACTCATACGACTGGATCAGACACAATGTACATTCATCCAGTACAG GAGGGAAGACGCGGACCAAGGACAAGTACAGGGTGGTGTACACAGACGAGCAGCGCCTAGAGCTAGAGAAGGAGTTCCAGTACAGCCGGTACATCACCATCAGGAGGAAGACGGAGCTGGCCCTGGGCCTCAGCCTCTCAGAGAGACAG GTAAAGATCTGGTTCCAGAACAGGAGAGCCAAGGAGAGGAAAATTACCAAGAAGAAGATCCAGCAGTCCCAGCAGGCCTCTAAGACTACAACTACCCTGACCTTTACTCCATCCTGCCTGGCTGACCCCAGCAACGGCTCCATGGCAACCAGCTCCAGCTTGTTGTCAGAGAAAATATCAATGACTATCAAAGAGGAGTACTGA